The genomic interval CCGTCGGCGACATCACGCGCCGGCGGCGGCTCAGGCGGCGGGCGCGGGCGGGGTGCTGATCAGGTGCGGCTGATCGACAGCACGATCAGGGAGGGCCGCAGAAGAGGCGACCCGGACGTGAACGAGCTCGACCTGCCGGGGAGGGATCGCAGCCACGCCAGCAGCGACATCCACCCGTCCCGGGCCGGGAGCACCAGGATGAGCAGGGTCAGCAACGCGAGCAGACACGTCACGGCAGCGAAAGCATGAGACGTCCCGCAGACCGTCTCATCGCACGAGGGCGTCACCACCCCGCTGACCAGGACATCAGCGGCGGCATCGGGGGCCGCAACGACTGCGGAGGCGGACACGACAGTGCCCGCCTGGTCCTCTTCCAGACTCAGCGAATGCATCGCAAGCAGCCCCGCGATGATCGCGGTCACCGCGGCCAGGTAGAACCACAGGGCACGCCGGGACCCGAGTGCCCGCCGTCGCGCCACCACCTGGTTCACCGTCGACGCCCCTTCCTCGATCACGCCCAGCATACCCCGGGCGGGTAGCCATCCCCGAAGCGATACCCATCCTGGATACCCCGGATGGGTATATGCTGAGTGGTAGGGGGCACCCGCTCCCGTGCGTGGTGTTCTGACCGTGTCGCGGAGGCAAGGCACCGCTACCCTGGACGGGAAGGAGGTCGGTCGTGAACGTGATTCGCTCGCACGCGCGTCTGACCCCCGGGGTGCGACGGCTCCTGCTGGCCGCTCCGATCGCCCTGGCGATCATCACCGGGCTGCTGTCCATGCACGTCCTGACCGGTTCCCACCAGCCCGCCCTGGCATCAGAGACCAGCGCGATGAGCACGCACAGCCAGGTCGGCTCCGCACCAGCCGCCGCCGACGATACGCCGATGACCGCAGCTGCGGCGGAGGGCGCTGGAGGGCATTGCCAGGACGGGTGCGGCAGCCCTGCGGGGATGCCGGATCACTCGATGCTGATGATGGTGTGCGTGCTGGCGCTGCTGGCCGCGGTGATCGTCCTGCTCGCCCCGACGTCCCGTGCCCTTCTCACATACGCCGTAGCCCGCTCGCGCTCCCATACCCGGACTCTGCTGGTCGGATTGCCGCATCCCCGCCCGCCTTCACTGCTTGTCCTGTCCATCAGTCGCACCTGATTCCGCCTGAACCCCGGCGACCCTTGCCGGGGATGCTGCACCCTGCCCTCCCGGGCACTGAATCAGACCCTCACCGACTGAATAGACAAGGACACCCCTGATGCGTTTTCGTACTCTCACGCTGACCGCCGGCGCCCTGGCCACCGTGCTCGTGCTCGCCGGCTGCGCCCCCACCGACGGCACCATGCCCGGCATGGACCACGGACCCGGGGGGATGACCAGCACCGCCCCCTCCCAGTCCGCCGCCGCGTTCAACGCCGCGGACGAGATGTTCGTGACCATGATGATCCCGCACCACCAGCAGGCCATCGAGATGGCCGATCAGATCCTCGCGAAAGACGGCATCGACGAGCGAGTCGTCTCCCTCGCCGAGCAGATCAAGGCCGCACAGGACCCGGAGATCCAGACCATGAAGGGCTGGCTTCAGGAGTGGGGCGTCCCGTACGACGACTCCATGTCCGGGATGGACGGCATGGACATGGGCGGCGGGATGATGTCGGAGGACGACATGGCCGCTCTGGATGCCGCGACCGGGGTCGAGGCGACCCGCCTGTTCCTGAACGGCATGATCGCTCACCACCAGGGCGCCGTGACGATGGCGCAGTCGGTGCTCACCGACGGACAGAACCCGGACGTGGCCGCCCTCGCGCAGCAGATCATCGACGGGCAGACCGCCGAGATCACCACGATGCAGGACATCCTCGCCAGCCTCTGACCCGGTACCCCTCGGACGGGACCCGCGCTCCCGATGCCGGTCCCGTCCGAGGCCCCACCCTCGACCCCTGTGCGGTCACCGGTATCCGGCGTACCCGCACGGAAAGGACCTCCGTTCATGATCTCTCCCACCACCCGCAGACTGGCGATCACGGCCACCGTCACCGTCGCGCTGCTGCTCACGGGCTGCAGCACCACCCCTGCGGAGCCCGATGCCCCCGCGGGCACCGCGGCCGGGTTCGGGCATGTGCACGGCATCGTCGACGCCGGTGACAGCACCGTGCTGCTGGGCACCCACACCGGCCTGTACACGCTGGGCGAGGACGGCACCGTCACCGGCCCGGTCGGTGGCATCGACCTGGACGCGATGGGACTGACCGCTACCGGTGACACCCTCTACGCGTCCGGGCACCCCGGCCCGTCCACCCCGGCGGAGCTCGGCGCCCCCAACCTCGGCATCATCCGCAGCCTCGACGCCGGCGCCTCGTGGGAACCGGTCGCGTTCACCGGGGAAGAGGACTTCCACGTCCTCACCGTCACCGGCGACGGCACCCTGTACGGGATCGGATCCTCCCGGCTGCTGCTGCGCACCAGCAGCGACGGCGGGCAGAGTTGGGCGGACGGTGCCGAGCTGCCCGCCGTCGACCTGGCCGCCGCGACCGACGGCACCCTGTACGCCGCCACCCAGGACGGGCTGCAGCACAGCACCGACGGTGGCGCCACCTTCACCCCGGCGCCGGACGCGCCAGTGCTGTACCTGGTGGAGACCGACCCAACCGGTGGGGTGGTCGGAGTGGACACCGACGGGACGTTGCGACGCCTAGTCGGCACCGGCTGGGAGAACGTCGGCACCACCACGGGAACCGTCCAAGCCCTCGGGGTCACCGGGGACGGTGCGATCGTCCTGGTCGATGACCGCGGCGTGGTCTGGATCCGCGACACCACCGCCACCGTTCTCATCCCGGCGGCAACACCATGACCACCGTCATTCGCACCTGGCGCGACCCGAGCGGTCGCGGATCGGAAGGAGACCGACCATGACCCCCACACCGGCACCCCCCGCGTGGGCGCACCGCACCACTGATGCCACCGCCGAGCAGTTGGCGGCGGTGGATGCGTGGTGGCGGGCGGCGAACTATCTGAGCATCGGGCAGATCTACCTGCAGGGTAACCCGCTGCTGCGCCACCGCCTCAGCCGGGACGACATCAAGCCGCGGCTGCTGGGGCATTGGGGCACCACCCCGGGCCTGAACTTCCTCTACGCCCACCTGAACCGCGCCATCCGCGACCGCGACCTGAACACCCTGTACGTGACCGGGCCCGGGCACGGCGGACCCGGCATGGTCGCCAACGCCTACCTCGACGGCACCTACACCGAACGCTACCCGGGCATCGACCGCACCGAAGAGGGGCTGCGGGCGCTGTTCCGGCAGTTCTCCTTCCCGGGCGGGATCCCCTCGCACGCGTCCCCGGAAACGCCCGGGTCGATCAACGAGGGCGGGGAGCTGGGCTACTCCCTCGTGCACGCCTACGGGGCCGCGTTCGACAACCCCGACCTGCTGGTCGCCTGCGTGATCGGTGACGGGGAGGCGGAGACCGGGCCGCTGGCGACCGCGTGGCACGGCAACAAGTTCCTCAACCCCGCCCATGACGGGGTGGTGCTGCCGATCCTGCATCTGAACGGGTACAAGATCGCCAACCCGACCGTGCTGTCCCGCATCCCCGAGGAAGAGCTGGTCGCGCTGCTGCGCGGCTACGGCCATCACCCCCACGTCGTCACGGTCGGCTTCGATGGCGAG from Microbacterium aurum carries:
- a CDS encoding DUF305 domain-containing protein; the encoded protein is MRFRTLTLTAGALATVLVLAGCAPTDGTMPGMDHGPGGMTSTAPSQSAAAFNAADEMFVTMMIPHHQQAIEMADQILAKDGIDERVVSLAEQIKAAQDPEIQTMKGWLQEWGVPYDDSMSGMDGMDMGGGMMSEDDMAALDAATGVEATRLFLNGMIAHHQGAVTMAQSVLTDGQNPDVAALAQQIIDGQTAEITTMQDILASL
- a CDS encoding F510_1955 family glycosylhydrolase; the protein is MISPTTRRLAITATVTVALLLTGCSTTPAEPDAPAGTAAGFGHVHGIVDAGDSTVLLGTHTGLYTLGEDGTVTGPVGGIDLDAMGLTATGDTLYASGHPGPSTPAELGAPNLGIIRSLDAGASWEPVAFTGEEDFHVLTVTGDGTLYGIGSSRLLLRTSSDGGQSWADGAELPAVDLAAATDGTLYAATQDGLQHSTDGGATFTPAPDAPVLYLVETDPTGGVVGVDTDGTLRRLVGTGWENVGTTTGTVQALGVTGDGAIVLVDDRGVVWIRDTTATVLIPAATP
- a CDS encoding DUF6153 family protein, translated to MIEEGASTVNQVVARRRALGSRRALWFYLAAVTAIIAGLLAMHSLSLEEDQAGTVVSASAVVAAPDAAADVLVSGVVTPSCDETVCGTSHAFAAVTCLLALLTLLILVLPARDGWMSLLAWLRSLPGRSSSFTSGSPLLRPSLIVLSISRT
- a CDS encoding DUF6153 family protein is translated as MNVIRSHARLTPGVRRLLLAAPIALAIITGLLSMHVLTGSHQPALASETSAMSTHSQVGSAPAAADDTPMTAAAAEGAGGHCQDGCGSPAGMPDHSMLMMVCVLALLAAVIVLLAPTSRALLTYAVARSRSHTRTLLVGLPHPRPPSLLVLSISRT